Proteins encoded together in one Candidatus Eisenbacteria bacterium window:
- a CDS encoding MBL fold metallo-hydrolase: MGKPIRAFPCPVACAVRRLRDVDGGDPSLYPGQRGTEAARPFSGIVSFCVALLPPYLLGGRLGVPNWVCVGGALVLVVAACLALSLRRRRRCLADTLLVAMLVSVGLAFGAERRPASPLPVGIPELVVRGRARAAGAGLEAEGVSFAHQGRWHPVGGKFQIRGRGLSAGGFVGRAYLVSLEEPQPRGLANRNAGLKWRMYRGVLEVKEAWAMPGPDAASGTVVRDRVRAWLAGRIGRSLPEIFRSMIPMLIWGESGIIDEDLERVFRATGTMHLLAISGLHVTLVALLLEFLLRLLIRQPMARAALVIAAIGAYGALVGPLPSVVRSITMAACLLVGKAMGRPASVASSFWVALLLVGCFTPGEICRPGFQLSYAGTAALILCPRVPAKLVPIVGSAVAVAATSGILWAHFGESSPVAILANLTGIPAFGPVLVAILWGFAWGDPADPTLQALAWGPAGILIQSWVAPLRLLLPLGESLTVRAGCGEAVGLGSTGIVLLLLHAASRMRGRKGGLLFGALALLAGSAAPVLPLAGRWLAQAPVEAVVLPVGQGDAMLIRARVGGDFLIDTGPGGPDGLRGKRFLAPALRAHGVGRLRGVFLTHGDEDHIGGLRGLLLGGIGVDTVYVSQAVDVRLRLPRRRMPAILPLCAPWSREAHSLRMRLIHPRSGEKAASGNEGSLVIEISGGAGRLLAPGDLGGGAEETLAAMGEGLRADVLLAGHHGSGGSTGDRWLDAVAPRIVIISCGARNRHDHPSRSVLSRLSRRRIEVHRTDREGELALRWHGGRLWLRPERCGGWRAVL; the protein is encoded by the coding sequence ATGGGGAAGCCGATCCGGGCCTTCCCATGTCCGGTGGCATGCGCCGTGCGGCGCCTCCGGGACGTGGACGGCGGCGATCCTTCCCTCTACCCGGGCCAGCGGGGCACCGAAGCGGCGCGCCCGTTCTCCGGAATCGTCTCGTTCTGCGTCGCCCTTCTGCCGCCCTATCTGCTCGGAGGGCGGCTCGGCGTTCCGAACTGGGTCTGCGTCGGCGGAGCCCTCGTCCTGGTCGTCGCGGCCTGCCTGGCTCTGTCCCTTCGGCGACGGAGACGGTGTCTCGCGGACACCCTTCTCGTCGCGATGCTCGTTAGCGTCGGGCTTGCCTTCGGTGCGGAGCGGCGTCCGGCGAGCCCGCTCCCCGTCGGGATACCGGAGCTTGTCGTGCGCGGCAGGGCTCGCGCGGCGGGCGCAGGGCTCGAAGCCGAGGGAGTCAGCTTCGCGCACCAGGGGCGCTGGCACCCGGTGGGCGGGAAGTTTCAGATCCGAGGCCGCGGCCTGTCTGCCGGAGGGTTCGTTGGCAGGGCGTATCTCGTCTCGCTCGAAGAGCCTCAGCCGCGCGGTCTGGCGAATCGCAACGCGGGGCTCAAGTGGCGAATGTACAGGGGCGTGCTCGAGGTCAAGGAGGCCTGGGCGATGCCGGGGCCGGACGCCGCATCCGGGACCGTCGTGCGAGACAGAGTCCGCGCGTGGCTCGCGGGGCGGATCGGCAGATCGCTCCCGGAGATCTTTCGATCGATGATCCCCATGCTGATCTGGGGGGAGAGCGGCATCATCGATGAGGATCTCGAGAGAGTCTTCCGCGCGACGGGCACGATGCACCTGCTCGCCATCTCCGGTCTGCACGTGACTCTCGTCGCCCTTCTCCTGGAGTTCCTCCTGCGCCTGCTCATACGCCAGCCGATGGCGCGGGCGGCTCTCGTCATCGCCGCTATCGGCGCCTACGGCGCCCTGGTCGGCCCGCTCCCGTCCGTCGTCCGATCGATCACGATGGCGGCCTGCCTGCTCGTCGGCAAGGCGATGGGGCGTCCGGCCAGCGTTGCCTCGTCGTTCTGGGTCGCGTTGCTCCTTGTCGGTTGCTTCACGCCCGGGGAGATCTGCAGGCCCGGTTTCCAGCTCTCGTACGCGGGGACGGCCGCGCTCATCCTCTGCCCTCGGGTCCCGGCGAAACTGGTCCCGATCGTCGGATCTGCCGTCGCCGTCGCTGCCACCTCGGGCATTCTCTGGGCGCACTTCGGTGAGAGCTCCCCCGTCGCGATCCTCGCAAACTTGACCGGCATCCCGGCGTTCGGGCCCGTGCTGGTCGCGATTCTCTGGGGGTTCGCATGGGGCGATCCGGCGGACCCGACTCTCCAGGCCCTCGCCTGGGGACCGGCCGGGATCCTCATCCAGAGCTGGGTGGCGCCTCTGCGGCTGTTGCTCCCGCTCGGGGAGTCGCTCACGGTCCGCGCGGGTTGCGGCGAGGCCGTGGGGCTCGGGAGCACCGGCATTGTCCTGCTCCTTCTCCACGCCGCCTCGAGGATGAGGGGACGGAAGGGAGGGTTGCTGTTCGGCGCCCTTGCCCTTCTCGCGGGCTCGGCCGCCCCCGTGCTTCCGCTGGCGGGACGCTGGCTGGCGCAAGCGCCCGTCGAAGCGGTCGTCCTGCCCGTAGGGCAAGGGGACGCCATGCTGATCCGTGCCCGGGTTGGAGGCGACTTTCTCATCGACACCGGTCCGGGCGGACCGGACGGGCTGCGTGGCAAGAGGTTCCTCGCGCCCGCGCTGCGGGCCCATGGCGTGGGCCGCTTGCGCGGGGTCTTTCTCACGCACGGGGACGAGGACCATATCGGCGGCCTGCGCGGCTTGCTCCTGGGCGGCATCGGTGTCGACACCGTCTACGTGAGTCAGGCTGTCGACGTTCGCCTGAGGCTTCCGCGGCGGCGCATGCCCGCCATCCTGCCCCTGTGCGCGCCCTGGAGCCGCGAAGCCCACTCGCTCAGGATGCGCCTCATTCACCCTCGCTCGGGAGAGAAGGCCGCCTCGGGGAATGAGGGCTCCCTGGTCATCGAGATCAGCGGCGGGGCGGGGCGGCTGCTCGCTCCCGGGGATCTCGGCGGCGGCGCGGAGGAGACCCTCGCGGCGATGGGGGAGGGCTTGCGCGCGGATGTCCTTCTCGCGGGACATCACGGGAGCGGCGGATCGACCGGCGACCGTTGGCTGGACGCGGTCGCGCCCCGGATTGTCATCATCTCCTGCGGCGCTAGAAACCGGCATGACCATCCCTCACGGTCCGTGCTATCGAGGCTGTCCCGGCGGAGGATCGAGGTCCATCGCACCGACCGCGAGGGGGAACTGGCGCTCAGATGGCATGGAGGGCGGCTCTGGCTCCGCCCCGAGCGTTGTGGGGGGTGGCGGGCTGTGCTATAA
- the guaA gene encoding glutamine-hydrolyzing GMP synthase has translation MSIVAVIDFGSQYNLLIARRVRQLGLYAELFPYDVDAETLRSRGASALILSGSPASAVDGRYLPRPEILALGLPVLGICYGMQAVSHLLGGRVVRGTSGEYGRQRLAVIEPGGLLDGLEEPIEVWMSHGDQVVELPDGYRTLARTATCPHAAVANPARKIFLVQFHPEVSHTPQGMKVLSNFLFGLAGLCTNWSLEDFTKQSIESIRRQVGDGVAVCGVSGGVDSTVAAVLCQRALGERLHAIFVDSGLLRLGEVEWVCEKLLSLGIHVHLVEASDRFLAALAGVEDPEEKRKRIGRLFIEVFDEAAQRLGHADFLVQGTLYPDVIESQGAAGPSARIKSHHNVGGLPERMRLRLVEPLRELFKDEVREVGKGLGIPSEMLGRHPSPGPGLAVRIAGEVNKERLDLLRAADAIFMEELRQSGTYDQVWQAFTVLLPVRSVGVMGDERTYGLTVVLRAVTSVDGMTADWARLPAEVLERSANRIVNETGGVNRVLYDVTSKPPATIEWE, from the coding sequence ATGTCGATCGTCGCGGTCATCGACTTCGGGAGCCAGTACAACCTCTTGATCGCCCGCCGGGTCCGGCAGCTCGGCCTCTATGCCGAGCTCTTCCCCTACGACGTGGACGCCGAGACGCTCCGCTCGCGGGGCGCATCGGCCCTCATCCTCTCGGGAAGCCCGGCCTCGGCCGTCGACGGCCGCTACCTGCCCCGTCCCGAGATCCTCGCTCTGGGCCTGCCGGTGCTCGGGATCTGCTACGGCATGCAGGCAGTGAGCCACCTCCTCGGCGGCCGCGTCGTCAGGGGAACAAGCGGCGAGTACGGCAGGCAGCGGCTTGCGGTCATCGAGCCGGGCGGGCTCCTCGACGGGCTGGAGGAGCCGATCGAGGTCTGGATGAGCCACGGCGACCAGGTCGTCGAGCTGCCCGACGGCTATCGGACGCTCGCCCGAACCGCTACCTGTCCGCACGCGGCGGTCGCGAATCCGGCGCGAAAGATTTTCCTTGTCCAGTTCCATCCCGAAGTGAGCCATACGCCGCAGGGGATGAAGGTCCTGTCGAACTTCCTGTTCGGGCTGGCAGGGCTCTGCACGAACTGGAGCCTCGAGGACTTCACGAAGCAGTCGATCGAGTCGATCCGCCGCCAGGTCGGCGACGGCGTCGCGGTCTGCGGCGTGAGCGGCGGCGTCGACTCGACCGTGGCCGCCGTCCTGTGCCAGCGGGCCCTCGGAGAGCGCCTGCACGCGATCTTCGTCGACAGCGGGCTGCTCCGCCTGGGCGAGGTCGAGTGGGTTTGCGAGAAGCTGCTTTCCCTGGGGATCCATGTCCATCTCGTCGAGGCCTCCGATCGGTTCCTGGCCGCTCTGGCCGGAGTGGAGGATCCGGAGGAGAAGCGAAAGCGAATCGGCCGGCTCTTCATCGAGGTCTTCGATGAAGCGGCGCAGCGCCTTGGACACGCCGATTTCCTTGTGCAAGGCACCCTCTACCCTGATGTGATCGAGTCACAGGGCGCGGCTGGGCCCTCCGCGCGGATCAAGAGCCACCACAATGTCGGCGGCCTGCCCGAGCGGATGAGATTGAGGCTCGTGGAGCCCCTCCGCGAGCTGTTCAAGGACGAGGTCAGGGAAGTGGGAAAGGGGCTCGGGATTCCCTCGGAGATGCTCGGCAGGCACCCGTCCCCTGGCCCTGGGCTCGCCGTGAGGATCGCCGGCGAGGTCAACAAGGAGCGCCTCGATTTGCTGCGGGCGGCAGACGCGATCTTCATGGAGGAGCTGCGCCAGAGCGGCACGTACGATCAGGTCTGGCAGGCCTTCACGGTGCTGCTGCCGGTCCGATCGGTCGGCGTGATGGGGGATGAACGGACCTATGGTCTGACCGTCGTCCTGAGAGCGGTGACGTCCGTCGACGGCATGACTGCGGACTGGGCCCGGCTGCCGGCCGAGGTCCTCGAGCGCTCCGCGAACCGGATCGTGAACGAGACGGGCGGGGTCAATCGCGTCCTCTATGACGTCACGAGCAAGCCGCCGGCGACCATAGAGTGGGAGTGA
- the purH gene encoding bifunctional phosphoribosylaminoimidazolecarboxamide formyltransferase/IMP cyclohydrolase, which produces MRVRRALLSAFQKEGLEELASALTEAGAEILSSGGTAEWLRMRGFAVISLEDWAGLASMFGGRVKTLHPRVHGGILYRRGVPEDEAERIPHGIEPIDMVVVHLYPFEETIARRPDDREGAIEMIDVGGPAMLRAAAKNHRSVVVVSDPRDYARVARALREGAGSIDESMAAELAARAFRATALYDAAIASYLGDGEGGLPDSIVRGGSLLWELRYGENPSQRGAFYGPARGFPGGLEKLQGKEISFNNLQDLEAAISLVRDLGPDPAAAVIKHATPCGAATRPDLADAFRRARDCDLLSAFGGIVALNGVVDAACADEIGGIFLEAVAAPAFDPQARKRLESKKSLILLQGDPGLFFNAEGPRSPYAFRDLGAGILLQDRIPLRLGESGWRTVTRRPPTVEEERVLLFAWKVVRAVRSNGIVLAMEDRAIGIGGGQTSRIDSLWIAMHKARRAGHRLKGAVMASDAFFPFPDCVEEAAKAGVTAVIHPGGSKRDTESIEAADRWGMAMVLNDARCFRHG; this is translated from the coding sequence ATCCGAGTCCGCAGGGCGTTGCTCTCCGCCTTTCAGAAGGAAGGTCTGGAGGAGCTGGCGTCCGCCCTCACGGAGGCCGGCGCCGAGATCCTGAGCTCCGGCGGCACGGCGGAGTGGCTTCGCATGAGGGGCTTCGCCGTCATCTCGCTGGAGGACTGGGCCGGGCTTGCGTCCATGTTTGGCGGTCGGGTGAAGACGCTCCATCCCCGCGTGCACGGCGGCATCCTCTATCGGCGAGGAGTCCCCGAGGACGAGGCGGAGAGGATTCCTCACGGAATCGAACCGATCGACATGGTGGTCGTTCATCTCTACCCGTTCGAGGAGACGATCGCCCGCCGCCCGGACGATCGGGAGGGCGCCATCGAGATGATCGATGTGGGCGGACCGGCGATGCTCCGTGCCGCGGCGAAGAACCATCGCTCGGTCGTCGTCGTTTCCGATCCCCGCGACTATGCCCGGGTCGCGCGGGCCCTGCGGGAGGGGGCGGGATCGATCGACGAGTCGATGGCTGCCGAGCTCGCCGCCCGCGCATTCCGGGCGACGGCCCTCTATGACGCGGCGATCGCCTCCTACCTGGGGGACGGAGAGGGCGGCCTGCCTGACTCGATTGTCCGGGGAGGCAGCCTCCTCTGGGAGCTGCGCTACGGAGAGAATCCGTCGCAGCGCGGCGCCTTCTACGGTCCGGCGCGCGGCTTTCCGGGGGGGCTCGAGAAGCTCCAGGGAAAAGAGATCTCCTTCAACAACCTGCAGGATCTCGAAGCCGCGATCTCGCTGGTGCGGGACCTGGGACCGGACCCTGCCGCCGCCGTCATCAAGCACGCGACGCCGTGCGGCGCGGCCACCCGGCCCGATCTCGCAGACGCCTTCCGGCGCGCCCGCGATTGCGATTTATTGAGCGCCTTCGGGGGCATTGTTGCTCTGAATGGCGTGGTCGACGCAGCCTGCGCGGATGAGATCGGCGGGATCTTTCTCGAGGCGGTCGCGGCGCCGGCCTTCGATCCGCAGGCCCGCAAGCGGCTTGAATCGAAGAAGAGCCTGATCCTGCTGCAGGGCGACCCCGGGCTCTTCTTCAACGCAGAGGGGCCGCGGAGCCCCTACGCGTTCCGCGACCTGGGGGCGGGGATCCTCCTTCAGGATCGGATCCCGCTACGCCTTGGGGAATCCGGATGGAGGACAGTCACGCGCCGACCCCCGACCGTGGAGGAGGAGCGCGTCCTTCTCTTCGCCTGGAAGGTCGTCCGCGCCGTCCGATCGAACGGGATCGTCCTGGCGATGGAGGACCGCGCGATCGGCATCGGGGGCGGGCAAACGAGCCGCATCGACTCCCTCTGGATCGCGATGCACAAGGCGCGCAGGGCGGGACATCGGCTGAAGGGCGCGGTCATGGCCTCGGACGCCTTCTTCCCCTTCCCCGACTGCGTGGAGGAGGCGGCGAAAGCCGGCGTCACTGCAGTGATCCATCCGGGTGGATCGAAGAGGGACACCGAGTCGATCGAAGCCGCCGATCGGTGGGGGATGGCGATGGTGCTGAACGACGCGCGCTGCTTCAGGCACGGATAG
- a CDS encoding phosphoribosylaminoimidazolesuccinocarboxamide synthase, with product MKASFLGLGDLGVSPSRSGKVRETLDLGDTLLIVTTDRISAFDCILPTPIPGKGKLLNRISAHWFRGLSSHVATHFVSDGESDFPAELRHILPSLRDRWMLVRKALRIPVECVVRGHLAGSGLREYAQKGTVGGIEVAPGIEPYGKLPAPLFTPTTKEDVGHDRPVSFEELEEIVGAGLAAELRRISLRIFELAEPFAAARGLTLVDTKFEFGWIDGKLTLIDEVLTPDSSRYWDAERPAAGAPVSLDKEFVREHLMGTAWDRNPPAPPLPQEIIEETFRRYQRVHDRIGAGGSAPELGRGRSSE from the coding sequence ATGAAAGCTTCCTTCTTGGGGCTTGGAGATCTCGGCGTCTCTCCGTCCCGATCGGGCAAGGTCCGCGAGACGCTCGATCTGGGCGACACGCTCCTGATCGTCACGACCGACAGGATCAGCGCTTTCGACTGCATCCTCCCGACGCCGATCCCCGGGAAGGGGAAGTTGCTGAACCGGATCTCCGCGCACTGGTTTCGAGGTCTCTCGTCTCATGTCGCGACCCACTTCGTGAGCGACGGAGAGAGCGACTTCCCGGCCGAGCTCCGCCACATCCTCCCGTCGCTTCGCGATCGGTGGATGCTCGTCCGCAAGGCGCTCCGGATCCCGGTCGAGTGCGTCGTCCGGGGCCACCTTGCCGGATCGGGCCTGCGGGAGTACGCGCAGAAGGGAACAGTGGGGGGGATCGAGGTCGCTCCCGGAATCGAGCCCTACGGAAAGCTCCCCGCCCCTCTCTTCACGCCGACGACCAAGGAGGACGTCGGCCACGACCGTCCCGTCTCCTTCGAAGAGCTGGAAGAGATCGTGGGCGCCGGGCTCGCGGCCGAGCTCCGCAGGATCTCCCTGCGGATCTTCGAGCTCGCCGAGCCGTTCGCCGCGGCGCGGGGGCTCACTCTGGTTGACACGAAGTTCGAGTTCGGTTGGATCGACGGGAAGCTCACGCTGATCGACGAGGTCCTGACGCCCGACTCCTCGCGCTACTGGGACGCCGAACGCCCCGCCGCGGGCGCGCCCGTGTCGCTGGACAAGGAGTTCGTCCGCGAACACCTCATGGGGACCGCGTGGGACCGGAATCCTCCGGCCCCGCCTCTCCCTCAGGAGATCATCGAGGAGACCTTCCGGCGCTATCAGCGGGTCCACGATCGGATCGGGGCGGGAGGATCCGCGCCCGAGTTGGGCCGAGGCCGGAGTTCCGAATGA